TCCTCTCCCCTCCACTGCCGTTGGTAGGGGTTATCTGCCTCCTCCCCCCCCGGCCGTGAGACAGAAAAACCCCTTGGTCAAACTGTACCTTGTCTTCTTATTCCACCTGCCAATAGAAACGCTATCAGTCAACGATCCCCCGGATGTACTGGACAGGCAGAAATGCCTGACTGCCTTGGCGTCCCTCCGCCACGCCAAGTGGTTCCAGGTTTGCATCTTGTCTTTATTTGTCTTCTAGTAGttgagtttgtttttatttagtttctgtGTAAACCTTATTTCCAgctgtatctttttttttcagttgtttgtgtgGATGTTTTTCTGTGTCGATTTTATTTGTGGGAGTGTATTTGCCTCCGGTAGAATGTCAAATTCTTGCTGGATGGTTTTGAATTGCGTTGCCAAGGACCTCTTTGTCAGTGCTGTCTGACCTCTGCCTGGCTAATTTAACTAAGTGTATTTTCGCATTAATAGCTGTTTAGTACCTTCTTGAGACGTCATTGCCAGTACCAGCTGCCGCTTTTACAGACCATTTTAATATTGGATGTTTTTGAATGacttgattttaaatttaaatgcatcAGCACAAATGGCAGGTGCAATATTTCTGCATCCGATTTGTCCTTTTGGAAATGTTCTGGGTTCAGTGCAATTTAACTTCAATTCTTTTTTTGACATAATATTGATTTGCGCAATTCATTTTGACTTCGTTCAAAATATAGTGTTCTAATGGAATGCAGACGGGCATAGTAATAGAAAAATTATAAATGGATAGCTTATTCATTAAGAATATAAAGTGATtagaagagactgtaaagaaattacatattaattcctatatcaattaaaaacttttttagaatcctgaaaaaaaaagtataattttccacaaaaatatgcaaCAATTTTTTTATCGTAGGTAATAATTGATTgcagaaataatataattaaagttatataagaaatataatataaacatgcGTATTAGAAGTTAAATATAttatcttaaattgtaataatttcacagtacaactttttttactgcaaaaaaaGCCATATATGCTACCTCAAACTTGTTGAACACAGAACATTATTATAAGTATTTAATTCAAGTACCTGTAGAAAATCTTTGTCAGCATTTATTCATGCCAAAAAGGAATATTGCACCTTTCTGCCATATAAGTGTATTTATGGTTTCGATGATGCCCTGCAGTGCTttaaaaatgcagctgcatttccCAGATTAAATCCATATTTAGTATCTTGTAGTACATTCTCGCTTGTATCAGTTctgttatttaatgtttaatcgGAAGGCCAAGCGCAAACACAAGCCCTGTTGTGTTCCTCATCTCTTGAGCTTGATGTTTTTAATCTACTCTCTTAATCTCTGTCATATATGTAGCTTCTCAACTGAGTaatatgcttttttaaattttttattttataactctAAACCATTTGCCGCCCTCTCTACATTGCTAATGCTTATCGACACACATTATTCAGTATCTGCAAATCTCGCCCCTTTTCTTTGTTTATTGCTTTGGTGTTGTGCCACATTATGAGTGCATGAGATAAACTTTTGGTTTGTGTCCCTCCTGCTTTTGTCTCTAGGCCAGGGCTAATGGACTACGCTCCTGTGTGATTGTCATCCGTATCCTGAGGGACCTCTGTGCTCGTGTTCCTACCTGGGCCCCTCTGCGAGGATGGGTAAGTACACAAACAACCCGAGATTATAGAGGTGGcagattaaaaaaattgcaaCAAAAGATGGTGTAAAATTACGTATCATTTATATTGTGGTGCAAAACAATGctgcattaaaatagaaaaggccTTGTGTTCTAATCACAGAAAATCAcgttaaaattaacttttttaacacaCCCACACATTTTCTTCAATATCTGcatgattttaaatgtaatacagATTTTATACTTTAATAAACTTTAGAAGTTTATTAAACAGACAATATTTTGTctaaaacacaatattaacttgtcttgtgtgtttttgctcaattttgccaatgaaaatagttccTAGAAGAGCCACAGCAAAGCTGATGTGCGATTGATTGATCAACACATCATGCACTTTATATAGTCTTCAAAAAATgctgattttaatttaatttattttattaaaatttatgtgTACATTCATGGAAAAAGTAAGCTGTTCTCAAAGTAGTTTTCAAATATTTCTTTTCATTATAAAATGTGGATTCCTCATGACGATTTGAGAAATAAtgtgatataatatttagtattattataatttttttttacaaccgttagtcttttttttctgttaattatttttttgatatAAAAAGCATTAGGAAACGTTTATATGTTGCCATCCATGTGATGTAGCTCTTGTTTCTTGAAGCCCTTAGAGCTGCTGTGCGAGAAGGCGATCGGCACTGGGATTCGGCCAATGGGAGCAGGAGAGGCTCTCCGAAGAGTTCTTGAGTGTCTCGCATCTGGAATCCTCATGGCTGGTACGTCAGCTCCGCATTTCAGATCTAAAATAGATTACAAAATGACTCTGTCAGTATATCAGTATACAATATGAGAGACCATTTTGACTGCTCTGTATTCACACTATAGCACCCTTGCAATAAAGcgctctttaaaaaatataagtaGTTACTTTTGTGTTGTATTGACCAATCAGTATTATGTTTGACTGAGATGTATAGAATTTGAATGTGCATCTCTCTGCTTTAGATGGTTCAGGCATTTGTGACCCTTGCGAAAAGGAGCCAACAGATGCCATTGGTCACATGGATCGCCAGCAGCGGGAGGACATCACCCAGAGTGCTCAGGTTTGTCCACAATTTTGCAAAGTTTTACATTCGATTGCTTGCATTCTGAGTGACATTGTCAAATGTTTTGATTAACAGCATGCCTTAAGGCTTTCAGCTTTTGGACAGCTGCACAAAGTGCTCGGTATGGACCCACTTCCTTCAAAAATGCCCAGAAAACCACGGAGTGAGACACCTATTGACTACACAGGTAAAATTGAGTGggagtggacatttttctttacttGATGTATGCTTTATGATCTATAGATCTATCTATTTTGAAGGAGAAACTTGACTTTTGTCGTCTTTCATCTCGATAGTTCAAATCCCACCCAGCACAACCTATGTGCCACCAATGAAACGCCCCATCGAGGAGGAGGAGGCTACTGATGAGAAGAATCctaacaagaagaagaagaaattgcAAAAGAAATGTAAATGCTGTTCACGTGTTCACAATCTGCTTAGTGGAGTTATGCATACCATAGCACACAAAACATAAATTGTCTTCTGGGCTTCAGCTCCAGAGGAGAAGGCAGAGCCGCCACAGGCCATGAATGCCCTGATGCGTCTGAATCAGCTGAAGCCGGGTCTACAGTACAAACTCATCTCTCAGACTGGGCCTGTCCATGTGCCGGTCTTTACCATGGCTGTAGAGGTGGACGGGAAGAACTTTGAAGCTTCTGGTCCCTCCAAACGCACTGCGAAACTACACGTAGCTGTCAAAGTAAGAGACTGTGATGCAGAAGGTCAATTATTTGGCTTACTGAATCACTCTGAAACTAGAAACTGGGGTTTTTAACTCCTTTTCTAGGTGTTGCAAGACATGGGTCTGCCAACTGGATTGGAGCAAAAGGCAGCTGAAGTGGTGAAACAGGAGGAGCCGGTGATCACACAGGAGACTTTGCCCGCTGTGACCCAAATGGAGCCAGAACCAGCACCAACCGCAGACAGCCCCACTGACGAGGTACAGAAGATTTAATTTACCACGTATCTATATAGTGGCTTATAATTAAAGAGCATCTTGTGGGCAGTTTTAtgatgcaaataataaaaatgaatgcacGTGTTCTGTTGAATTGATCGAAAGTGATGGTAAAGACttgcataatgttacaaaacatttatattttaattaaattctgtatttgctattcatcaaataattctgagGAGAGAAAAAGTATCCacaaaaataagcagcacaactgttttcaacattgataatagtaagaaatgtttcttgagcagcaaattagactgatttctgaaagatcatgtgacattgaagactggagtaatgatgctgaaaatacagctttgccattaaaaaaaatttttttttaagacatataACAATAGAAAACggctattttaaatagaaataatttttaacaatattaatgtttttaggcaaataaatgcagccttgagtataatatatattttagcatAAACATCTCATGGACCCCCAAATTCTAAACAGTATTGTACAGAATCACTGAATAACTAACTTTACCTGTAATGCAAATTAAATTCATTATGGTTTAATTTTGACTGATTAGTTGCACCAAACCTCTAATAATGTGTGTTATTCAGTCTTATAAGAGCTTGTTCCTCCTCTTTCGCTTTCTCAGAGTGCTCGACAGCAGGGGCCCATCCTAACCAAACACGGAAAAAACCCCGTCATGGAGCTCAACGAAAAGCGCAGGGGACTGAAGTACGAGCTCATCTCTGAAACCGGTGGAAGCCACGACAAGCGCTTCGTCATGGAGGTGAGGACATGAACTCTGACACACATTCTAGTTTTACACATTGCAGATCGAGTAATAAAAGCTGCTGCTTTTCTCTTCAGGTGGAGATCGACGGACAAAAGTTTCAGGGTACCGGATCCAATAAAAAGGTGGCAAAGGCCTACGCTGCACTTGCGGCCCTAGAGAAGCTCTTCCCAGAAGGCTCCAACTCCGAGgcaaacaagaagaagaaaatgccTCCAATGGTATGCCTGTTTCTTTCTGTTTTCAGTGTCGTCATTATCTCCACTTATATATTCCGTGTATAATTGTCTGATTTGCTCATTTTAGCACCCTGCTGGATTTGGGATGACGAGTGGGCCACCTGCAGACATGGCAATCAATCCCAGGggcagaggaagaggacgtggcaGGGGCCGAGGGCGCGGATTTAACAATGGTGGAGGATTCAATCAAGGTACAGTTCTATTGCTGTCTGAAAGTTTATCAAAAGGTAGTGAATTTTTGCAACCCCAAATTTTGCctaaataatagtttttataacTAATGGCTTCCTTGTGCTATGCATTATACCTCAAATTGTgtctaataaaacaaaacttgtGTTGACTTGCATTTGAACAAACACATTCTTCTCTATATTCTCATCTCCCTTTAGGTGGATATGGGACGTATGGATATGTCAGCAATAACTCTGGATACAGTGAGTATTTTCTTATTTCTCACTGATTCcactcttttctctttttttttataacttttgaGCATTTTTATTCTTGTTGATTAGTTTTTTTAACCACAAGACTCTTATGGCGTAAGTTCTTGCCATTTTTGACTTCATCTCAATAAATTCTGCTCTGGTAGTTCTGAGGACATGTTAATGATGTCTATAATGCGAGTGTCCGCTATTgtattttccttttgattttaCATTTCTCTGCTTTGTTGTACCATGGGACGCAAACTTTCCTCGGCGAAAAACGAGAAATGTTTCCAACATGCCAACGCCATTTTCTGAGGAAAGACCTTCTTGAGGGTGACCGGAGCAgagaaatctaaaaaaaacaaaacaaaacacaaattatCTTTGACCTTGATGATAACTGATTGACGTCCTTGACTCATGCCTGGTGACGTTTGTCATGGCATGCAAACACAGAAGACGTCTAATTCTGTGCTTCTCTGCTCTGTCTCACCCTTTAGGTGACTTTGTCTCAGACTCCTATGGCTACCACGAGTTTGCGACATAAACCGACCAATGTTTTCAATAAGCACACATGAAAAATAGAGAcagaggggggaaaaaacactGGTTACCCACACTATGAACTCGTTTCCTTGTGATGTATCATCTACAATTTCACCTCAAAACACCTGCACCAACGATAAACTAACACTGTGGATGTGAACGGGAGATTCTGCCTACGGAAATCAAGAAAAGCAAGACACTTTGACGTATTATTTGTTTCGTGATCAGTGCAGTCGAGCAATGTGATTGGCTGGTGGATGGACACAAAGTAGCGGACTGACATTTCATAATGACTATCTTCACTGTAGCTCTCAAGTCACTGTATAAGCCATTTTGCCAACAGTTTAGTTGTTTTTCCTGGAATAATGTTCCTGATGGATTTTTAATTGTCACCAATAAATTGCCAtgtctttaatgttttaaagtttttttatttttatttttttaatagtgatTGATTGTGAGAAATTGGGTTTTTGAAGAGTAGGCATAGATTTTAAATATCAGAATTTTATCTATTGAATAAAATGGGGtttttttgctgctttttttttggATAACGTCTTATTTTGCAATACATCCGAGTTAATTTACAAACCTATatctatattacatttttttttttttaaattagactaTTTGGTCAGGTtttgtaaagtgttttttttatttgtttgtttgtttttttggtatgtgtaaatgtatgtttttatattaaatattttagctaGTATTACGATTGAAACCATTTTCACTTTTCTGTTTATTTGCTAAGAGCTTTTGGCCTCTTATATTCAGTCTTTGAAGAAAAGTCTGTATTTACAAATTTTCAAAGACCGATAGCAAAGAGCTTGATTTACAAAACTAAATTAGTATTTAGCTGATTTTGAGCATGCTAAATTGTTTTGGATAGTGCATGGTCATGATATGACATCAGTCTCTGCAGTACCCTTTTTTTCCCCACTCTCTTCAATGTATAACAAATCTTAACTGTAAAAATCTACAATATACCCCACTTTCCTGCAATGCTGCAAAGTTTGAGTTCTTCTAAATCTGCTATGACATATTGGTCTTCTATTGCTCACGTCTTGATGTGATGCATATTCTCAGGTCCAAACTTGAACTTTGTAGAGCAGCGAAATGTGAAACATCTTAACAAGAGCTTGCATTTGCATGAGTTTAAGTGGAAGTGAATGGAATGAGAAGTGTAGTGTGAGACATTTACTATTTCAAAGCGAGAAGAAAATGTGGATTAGTCTGGTtctattaaagtatattttgtatCAAGTGTGTACAGAAAACTTTTGCTCTGTTCACTACTTAAGAGCCAGTAATATGTTGATTCAGATTTATAACGTGaatttaattagaattaattGTCCGTCTGTTAACATTTACTGCATCATTCCTCTTCAGATTTCTTTAACAATGGAGGGTCTAATGGTGGACCGGTGGCCTCGGGTCCTGGATCATCAGGTCCAGGTGTAAACCTGTCCTCAGGGGGAGCAGCAGGGGCGACTGGTTTCGGCTCATATTATCAGAGTGACGCTGGCTACTCGTCCCCTACTGGAACCCCCAAACCGGCCGCTAAGAAGCCACCCATGCATCCAAACACCAAGCCTCAAGGACCTGGAGTTGGCCAAGGGGGTTCCTTTGGTCAGTACGGCCAGGGCTTCGGACAGAAAAAGAACTTCGGTCCGGCTCAAGGTGGTGGAGGTGGAAACTTCAACTACAGCACTGCTTATCCCTCACAGGTGACCGGAGGACAGGAATACAGCTATGAAGGTGACGAAAACACTCTGGGTTAcaaaaatagttcacccaaaaattgaggCTTGCTGGAAatgcactcaccctcaggtcatccaagatgtagatatatgccgcgtttccaccacaggaactttacccaggaactagggactttggcctggtactcggtgtgtttccaccgcaggaaccaggaactaaataaagttccaggttaaaaaatgcccctcagaaagtccctgctggctaggtggtactttttcaaagttccggaactttcgggggcgggacttggccgctaaacatgctgattggttgagttcacgcagcattgctTGAGTTCAACctccatttattcggatcattttcaaaatattactgttattgtgtcatgaaatgtaattttaagagtATTTAAGGCGAGAATGTagatgtttaaaactcaaatctgtggtttatttataaagacagcgcctatttaaaaatgtgtttcgtcgatctcagagacggtgagctccacgcgatcagcgggagctcagtgatcatctatccgccgagagcagcctcacctcggctagaccttctgatatgtgccgctggctttattccctttagtggttaaacacaaaatataattcgttttgggtaaatctaaccggttatctttggtctgtattcaatttatctatatgttaaaatgaaaataaaaaaggcaaatttatataatatttcatttcattgtaatagctgtatatatatacacacatcccTGAacttaagtacatttctgcagctgttattatgtttaaatgaaaatgaaaggaggcagtggtatttgatatcctatctttattttattgtaaatatacagagaggaaaattgcagtagccatggtcagctgactgaagttatcaagtacgctgctgtttgcagatttaccggatttgcgtcgtcgcggacatcacactcccgagacgaatgcacaaagtccgccctaccgaggatgcacgtccaaaatcagcctactttgtattgagaaacgcgcgcaaaCCTACGTCACAactctatttgcctaatcttcccggtactttacaccgcggtggaaacgcagaaagcaacaggtctgggggaaaaagttcctggtacaaatgttctgggtaatttcggtggaaacgcggcattagatATATCGTCacataacttgctcaccaatggatcctatgcagtgaatgggtgccgtcagaatgagagtccaaacagctgataaaaacatcacagtaatccacaccactccatccATCAATGAATGTGTGTGAGCAAAAAGCTgtgttttaaaaaacaaacaaacaaatgcattaagacattttaacttaaaactgtcgcttccagctaaaatatgctCTATCCAttccataatattgttttctccagtaaaaaaaaatgattggggAAAAActtatgcacagatcaagcaaaagcagtccaaaacagttaTAAACAGCTATGTgggttgattttgatgtgagcGAACAATAGGGGATGAACTTTTTCACTGGTGGATGCATTATGGATTATGAACACTTTTGGGCTAAAAGTTTGAAGATAAAACACCCTAATGatgaatttatttacaaaaacgcagctttttacttcacaagacaaTGATGGacaggagtggtgtggattacttgtggattattgtgatgtttttgtgatggcacccattcactgcagaggaaccatTGGTGAGCAGTAAATGAAATGatacatttctatttcaatttcAACCAATTTTAAGTTAATTGAATGTTCCTTTGAGACCCATTCACACTAAAAACTATAAGACAAGtacattaacaataacaccaaCATTAGGTTTATTATAAGTTACACCGTGTATTGCTTTAAATGCTGAAGATCTTTAATCTTATTGGCTGTCAAATTTAATCAGCTGGAGAAAAAGTCATTATTGTTATAGCTGTGGTCTTAGAATGACTatcaattttttttcattatagttGTCATCCTTAACTGCTCAATgtagatttgtttagttttttttactaattCTGATTGGTCTCTCACAGGTTACAGCAATCAGTCAAACTACGGTTCACAGGGCGGAGCCAACCAGAATTTCGGTGGTAGCTCCACCTCCTATAACAGTGGACCAGCAGGGTACGGCCGGGGCGATCCCAGTATGAACTACCAGTATCGATAAACCCGCCTTGCTGTGTGCAGTCCTGCATCATTTCCAAACAAAGAGCATCATCCGTTTTGATTGTTGTTATTGATTTTTATTGAACacctgagctaaaaaaaaaaatagcagtctCTAAACTGTGCAAAGTAGtgcattttcatgtttcttttgaCGTTCAAATCTGTGAACTCCCCACAAACTACTGCCGTAATGAGGGAGAAGTGAAATAAACCCAAAGCGACGCATTGTGAGGACCTGATCATTTGTTAATAAGACGGGATGCTCAGTCCTCGAGTGATTTTAACCATTCAGACATGTACAAATATAAGATGAATCCATCTCAAGCTGTAAATCTTtagttttatgatttttatttatattttcttctgTTTGACAACAATGCAacatttcatgattttttttcctgtaggcttttcttttaaattatgaatgcacatgtgacgttgttttaaattgttatgTGATTGTGAAAGTCGTGATGTGTCAGGTTGTTGTATAATTGACTGTTTTTGGTGGGGGACCTTTATTTTTCCGAGCAACGTTTAAAGGATGTGTGGTGTTTGTAATAAAGGATTTTATTTTGGAGGATATCTGACATCTGCTGTATTTTTGAATCTTCTCCAGGTGTTTTGGTTCTACTTGTCACTTTGGTCCAAAAGTCACATTAAAATCTGGCATTAAAAATGTAACCAAGCATTTTAAACTTGGAAAATATAACTTGTGTTTCAGGatctaaaatgtgctttttattaaatgtgaaagCAATGATTGAAGACGCAGAGAAGAatagtgtaaaaaaatattttaaataaataaaggtgtgtTGGCAGCATGATTGAAAACGCTGGTAATGATGACAACcacaataatgtaaatataagatCAATGCTCTAAAGTACATAATTTTATAAAGGCTTATAGACCCCATGATAAcaataacaatgtaaaaaaaattatgtttcgaAGTgtcataatcagtgttggggaaagttactttcaaAAGTACTGCATTACagtattgcgttactccctaaaaaaaagtaactaatcgcgttacttttactttttttgaaaGTAATGCGTTgcgttacttttgcgttactttcacgttataTGATGCACATGTTATGTGATgtgataaatatgagcagggcttaaTTAAGAAGTTCTttgtagcaaatgtaaaagctctTTCATGCCACAGTGTTATGACTAAACCTAGGAAAAATAAATTCGCGTCTGTACAGCAAAACActcttcagtaaaaaaaaaagaagcataattgttagtttatctgaagtcatttttgcttattaggttgaactggatcatcaaagctTAGCAGCAAagatgttagttaataaaatagGGATAGATAAgatgttatttaacatttaattattacaggTTTGTGTCTTATTCTTAGTTCATTAGTTCATcttaattcattttaatgaatactaaattattattattattatatatatatatatatatatataattttttttttgcgagtGGGATGAATGAATGCACATTCCCATTTAGTCTCtaactacatcatgttcacacagcgcacacaatgcctgttccgatttctcccaatatgga
The sequence above is a segment of the Carassius carassius chromosome 9, fCarCar2.1, whole genome shotgun sequence genome. Coding sequences within it:
- the ilf3b gene encoding interleukin enhancer-binding factor 3 homolog isoform X2 — translated: MPPPIRHRSMRIFVNDDRHVMAKHSSIYPTQEELEGVQNMVSHTERALKAVSDWLDEQEKGNVKVNALESDGDGEKEIEVKSVEHLTRSLRGVMRVGLVAKGLLLKGDLDLELVLLCKDKPTITLLKKVSENLAVQLKVVTEEKYDVKPCIRDATIVIKNSKEPPLTLTIHMTSPLVREEAEKQAAGETLSVNDPPDVLDRQKCLTALASLRHAKWFQARANGLRSCVIVIRILRDLCARVPTWAPLRGWPLELLCEKAIGTGIRPMGAGEALRRVLECLASGILMADGSGICDPCEKEPTDAIGHMDRQQREDITQSAQHALRLSAFGQLHKVLGMDPLPSKMPRKPRSETPIDYTVQIPPSTTYVPPMKRPIEEEEATDEKNPNKKKKKLQKKSPEEKAEPPQAMNALMRLNQLKPGLQYKLISQTGPVHVPVFTMAVEVDGKNFEASGPSKRTAKLHVAVKVLQDMGLPTGLEQKAAEVVKQEEPVITQETLPAVTQMEPEPAPTADSPTDESARQQGPILTKHGKNPVMELNEKRRGLKYELISETGGSHDKRFVMEVEIDGQKFQGTGSNKKVAKAYAALAALEKLFPEGSNSEANKKKKMPPMHPAGFGMTSGPPADMAINPRGRGRGRGRGRGRGFNNGGGFNQGGYGTYGYVSNNSGYSDFVSDSYGYHEFAT
- the ilf3b gene encoding interleukin enhancer-binding factor 3 homolog isoform X1; translated protein: MPPPIRHRSMRIFVNDDRHVMAKHSSIYPTQEELEGVQNMVSHTERALKAVSDWLDEQEKGNVKVNALESDGDGEKEIEVKSVEHLTRSLRGVMRVGLVAKGLLLKGDLDLELVLLCKDKPTITLLKKVSENLAVQLKVVTEEKYDVKPCIRDATIVIKNSKEPPLTLTIHMTSPLVREEAEKQAAGETLSVNDPPDVLDRQKCLTALASLRHAKWFQARANGLRSCVIVIRILRDLCARVPTWAPLRGWPLELLCEKAIGTGIRPMGAGEALRRVLECLASGILMADGSGICDPCEKEPTDAIGHMDRQQREDITQSAQHALRLSAFGQLHKVLGMDPLPSKMPRKPRSETPIDYTVQIPPSTTYVPPMKRPIEEEEATDEKNPNKKKKKLQKKSPEEKAEPPQAMNALMRLNQLKPGLQYKLISQTGPVHVPVFTMAVEVDGKNFEASGPSKRTAKLHVAVKVLQDMGLPTGLEQKAAEVVKQEEPVITQETLPAVTQMEPEPAPTADSPTDESARQQGPILTKHGKNPVMELNEKRRGLKYELISETGGSHDKRFVMEVEIDGQKFQGTGSNKKVAKAYAALAALEKLFPEGSNSEANKKKKMPPMHPAGFGMTSGPPADMAINPRGRGRGRGRGRGRGFNNGGGFNQGGYGTYGYVSNNSGYNFFNNGGSNGGPVASGPGSSGPGVNLSSGGAAGATGFGSYYQSDAGYSSPTGTPKPAAKKPPMHPNTKPQGPGVGQGGSFGQYGQGFGQKKNFGPAQGGGGGNFNYSTAYPSQVTGGQEYSYEGYSNQSNYGSQGGANQNFGGSSTSYNSGPAGYGRGDPSMNYQYR